A stretch of the Clavibacter sp. B3I6 genome encodes the following:
- a CDS encoding D-isomer specific 2-hydroxyacid dehydrogenase family protein, whose protein sequence is MLPRTEDAYLEAVRAGGGEVAELSEETRGIVWLSIRRADELTDTLAANPQVQWVQLPFAGVDAFADTLRACDRPDLVWTSAKGAYSQPVAEHALALTLAALRQLPERARATSWGDSAGLSLYGAEVVVVGAGGIALEYIRLLAPFDCTVTVVRRSGDPVEGADRTVTADRLDEVLPGADIVMLAAASTDDTARLIGAAQLEAMKDTAVLVNIARGALVDSDALLEALRTGGIHGAGLDVTSPEPLPDGHPLFSEPRCLVTPHTADTPDMVRPLLAERIRLNTEAFIRTGDFVGIVEPSSGY, encoded by the coding sequence ATGCTGCCGCGCACCGAGGACGCGTACCTCGAGGCCGTCCGCGCGGGCGGCGGCGAGGTCGCCGAGCTCTCGGAGGAGACGCGCGGCATCGTCTGGCTCTCCATCCGCCGCGCCGACGAGCTGACCGACACGCTCGCCGCCAACCCGCAGGTGCAGTGGGTGCAGCTGCCGTTCGCGGGGGTGGACGCGTTCGCCGACACGCTCCGCGCCTGCGACCGTCCCGACCTCGTCTGGACCAGCGCGAAGGGCGCGTACTCCCAGCCCGTCGCCGAGCACGCCCTCGCGCTGACCCTCGCGGCCCTGCGGCAGCTGCCCGAGCGCGCCCGCGCGACGTCATGGGGCGACTCGGCCGGCCTCTCGCTCTACGGCGCCGAGGTCGTCGTGGTCGGCGCGGGCGGCATCGCCCTGGAGTACATCCGCCTGCTCGCACCCTTCGACTGCACCGTCACCGTGGTGCGGCGGAGCGGCGATCCGGTCGAGGGCGCCGACCGCACCGTCACCGCCGACCGGCTCGACGAGGTCCTGCCGGGCGCGGACATCGTGATGCTCGCCGCCGCCAGCACCGACGACACGGCCCGGCTCATCGGCGCCGCGCAGCTCGAGGCCATGAAGGACACGGCCGTGCTCGTCAACATCGCCCGCGGCGCGCTCGTCGACTCCGACGCCCTGCTCGAGGCCCTCCGCACCGGCGGGATCCACGGCGCCGGCCTCGACGTCACGTCGCCCGAGCCGCTCCCGGACGGTCACCCGCTCTTCTCCGAGCCCCGCTGCCTCGTCACGCCGCACACGGCCGACACGCCGGACATGGTGCGGCCGCTGCTGGCCGAGCGGATCCGGCTCAACACGGAGGCGTTCATCCGCACGGGCGACTTCGTCGGCATCGTGGAGCCGTCCTCCGGCTACTGA
- a CDS encoding YcaO-like family protein encodes MSIADLVDARTGLITSLARQPADPRLPFAWVGHGATVSRADRFAPWRADGFGFGASAGDPLPARLAACGEAVERYCGNAVPERLVRGSHASLTAGGARAVDPEELALYSPAQHAAPGFPFRPFTRHDEVLWAPGVDLHDGGPVLVPASLAWLDVVHGSRAAEVPRHSLAYSGIAAGSDARMAVRNALEELWERDATAIWWASGASTRLVDDGGRITGALGWTEDPTAPRVRVRLLEVPSESPAPVVAAFLEEEHDDGSRMVAFGSACRSTPEQAATKALVEALGLLQLTRQLVDPASEVWRAVRAGGIEEHVFLPYRADRRYLDDAGPGYARLTDLPPVAQLHLDPRMNGSHLDRLRPAAAAPLEALPRIDAAGALETHLEALARLGLRAVSVDLTTPDVRLAGLEVVRVVVPGLVGNGPPAYPLRGSARYLDVPRRLSFDRIPASVDALVPDPIPLA; translated from the coding sequence GTGAGCATCGCCGACCTCGTCGACGCCCGCACGGGCCTCATCACCTCCCTGGCGCGGCAGCCGGCCGATCCGCGCCTGCCCTTCGCGTGGGTCGGGCACGGCGCCACGGTCTCCCGCGCCGACCGCTTCGCGCCGTGGCGGGCCGACGGCTTCGGCTTCGGGGCGTCCGCGGGCGACCCGCTGCCCGCGCGGCTCGCCGCCTGCGGGGAGGCCGTCGAGCGGTACTGCGGCAACGCCGTGCCCGAGCGCCTCGTCCGCGGATCGCACGCGTCGCTGACGGCCGGCGGCGCCCGCGCGGTGGATCCGGAGGAGCTGGCCCTCTACTCGCCCGCGCAGCACGCCGCCCCCGGCTTCCCCTTCCGCCCGTTCACCCGGCACGACGAGGTGCTCTGGGCCCCGGGCGTCGACCTGCACGACGGCGGTCCCGTCCTCGTGCCCGCCTCCCTCGCCTGGCTCGACGTCGTGCACGGCTCGCGCGCCGCCGAGGTGCCGCGCCACTCGCTCGCCTACTCCGGGATCGCCGCGGGCTCGGACGCGCGCATGGCCGTCCGCAACGCGCTCGAGGAGCTCTGGGAGCGCGACGCGACGGCGATCTGGTGGGCGAGCGGCGCCTCCACGCGCCTCGTCGACGACGGCGGCCGGATCACGGGCGCGCTGGGCTGGACCGAGGACCCGACGGCGCCGCGCGTCCGCGTGCGCCTCCTCGAGGTCCCGTCGGAGTCGCCCGCGCCCGTCGTCGCCGCCTTCCTCGAGGAGGAGCACGACGACGGGTCCCGCATGGTCGCGTTCGGCAGCGCCTGCCGCAGCACGCCCGAGCAGGCGGCGACGAAGGCGCTCGTGGAGGCGCTCGGACTCCTGCAGCTCACCCGGCAGCTCGTCGACCCGGCGAGCGAGGTCTGGCGGGCGGTCCGCGCCGGCGGCATCGAGGAGCACGTGTTCCTGCCGTACCGCGCCGACCGGCGCTACCTCGACGACGCGGGACCCGGGTACGCGCGCCTCACCGACCTGCCGCCCGTCGCGCAGCTGCACCTCGACCCGCGGATGAACGGGTCGCACCTCGACCGGCTCCGGCCCGCCGCCGCCGCGCCCCTCGAGGCGCTGCCGCGGATCGACGCGGCCGGTGCCCTCGAGACGCACCTGGAGGCGCTCGCCCGGCTCGGCCTCCGCGCGGTGTCCGTCGACCTGACGACGCCCGACGTCCGGCTCGCAGGGCTCGAGGTCGTCCGCGTGGTCGTGCCCGGGCTCGTGGGGAACGGGCCGCCCGCGTACCCGCTGCGCGGATCCGCCCGCTACCTCGACGTCCCGCGTCGCCTTAGCTTCGACCGCATCCCGGCGAGCGTCGACGCCCTCGTCCCCGACCCGATCCCCCTGGCATGA
- a CDS encoding ABC transporter ATP-binding protein — protein MSDVVEIRDLGVTFATDGGDVRAVDGVSLTVSPGEILAIVGESGSGKSVTARTVLGLLPDTAVTDGAVLLSDRTGQGAVDVLSLSADKLRQVRGRDVAMVFQEPSTALNPVHTIGWQIIEGLRAHGRISKKEGRAKAIDILRRVGIPDPETRVDHYPHQFSGGQKQRVVIAMALVLDPGLIVADEPTTALDVTVQAEILDLLRRCRDEFGAAVILITHNMGVVADLADRVAVMYRSRLVEQADVATLFSAPKEEYTRNLLASVPKLGEGVAATVERAAVRTRAREASTTQAAPVVVARGLEIEYPGRLGSPAFRAVKGVDLHIEAGEVLGLVGESGSGKTTIGRAIAGLTNVTGGSLQVLGTEMLGVRERDFRKLRQDIGFVFQDPATSFNPRLTIAECVAEPLIVHGRARSPQAARGRVDELMEAVQLPKAFGDRYPHELSGGQRQRASLARGLALEPSLLVADEPTSALDVSVQARVLELFAELQRELGFAGLFISHDLAVVDLLADRIAVLYRGELVEEGTGAEVLGNPQHPYTQRLLASLPVPDPVEQAERRARLHALRAAERTAG, from the coding sequence ATGAGCGACGTCGTCGAGATCCGCGACCTCGGGGTGACCTTCGCGACCGACGGCGGCGACGTCCGCGCGGTCGACGGCGTGTCCCTCACGGTGTCGCCCGGCGAGATCCTCGCCATCGTGGGGGAGTCGGGGTCGGGCAAGTCCGTCACCGCCCGCACGGTGCTGGGGCTCCTCCCGGACACGGCCGTCACCGACGGCGCCGTGCTCCTCAGCGACCGGACGGGCCAGGGCGCGGTCGACGTGCTGTCCCTCTCGGCCGACAAGCTCCGCCAGGTGCGCGGCCGTGACGTCGCGATGGTGTTCCAGGAGCCGTCCACGGCGCTGAACCCCGTGCACACCATCGGCTGGCAGATCATCGAGGGCCTCCGCGCCCACGGCCGCATCTCCAAGAAGGAGGGGCGCGCGAAGGCGATCGACATCCTCCGCCGCGTGGGGATCCCCGACCCCGAGACACGGGTGGACCACTACCCGCACCAGTTCTCCGGCGGGCAGAAGCAGCGCGTCGTCATCGCGATGGCGCTCGTGCTCGACCCCGGGCTCATCGTGGCCGACGAGCCGACCACCGCGCTCGACGTGACCGTGCAGGCCGAGATCCTCGACCTGCTGCGCCGCTGCCGCGACGAGTTCGGCGCCGCCGTGATCCTCATCACCCACAACATGGGCGTCGTCGCCGACCTCGCCGACCGCGTCGCCGTCATGTACCGCTCGCGGCTCGTCGAGCAGGCGGACGTCGCGACGCTGTTCTCGGCGCCGAAGGAGGAGTACACGCGGAACCTGCTGGCCTCCGTGCCGAAGCTCGGCGAGGGCGTCGCCGCCACCGTGGAGCGCGCCGCCGTGCGCACGCGGGCCAGGGAGGCGTCGACGACGCAGGCCGCGCCCGTCGTCGTCGCGCGCGGGCTCGAGATCGAGTACCCGGGCCGTCTCGGGAGCCCCGCGTTCCGCGCGGTGAAGGGCGTCGACCTCCACATCGAGGCCGGCGAGGTCCTCGGGCTCGTGGGGGAGTCGGGCTCCGGCAAGACCACCATCGGGCGCGCCATCGCGGGGCTCACGAACGTCACGGGCGGATCCCTGCAGGTCCTCGGCACCGAGATGCTCGGGGTCCGCGAGCGCGACTTCCGGAAGCTCCGCCAGGACATCGGGTTCGTGTTCCAGGACCCGGCCACGAGCTTCAACCCGCGCCTCACCATCGCGGAGTGCGTGGCCGAGCCGCTCATCGTGCACGGGCGCGCCAGGTCCCCGCAGGCCGCGCGCGGCCGCGTCGACGAGCTGATGGAGGCGGTCCAGCTGCCGAAGGCGTTCGGCGACCGGTACCCGCACGAGCTCTCCGGCGGGCAGCGGCAGCGCGCGAGCCTCGCCCGCGGCCTCGCGCTCGAGCCGTCGCTCCTCGTCGCCGACGAGCCCACGAGCGCGCTCGACGTCTCCGTGCAGGCGCGCGTGCTGGAGCTGTTCGCCGAGCTGCAGCGCGAGCTGGGGTTCGCGGGGCTGTTCATCAGCCACGACCTCGCCGTCGTCGACCTGCTCGCCGACCGGATCGCGGTGCTGTACCGCGGCGAGCTGGTGGAGGAGGGCACGGGCGCCGAGGTGCTCGGGAACCCGCAGCACCCGTACACGCAGCGCCTCCTCGCGTCGCTGCCCGTGCCCGACCCGGTCGAGCAGGCCGAGCGCCGCGCCCGGCTGCACGCGCTGCGCGCCGCCGAGCGGACCGCCGGCTAG
- a CDS encoding ABC transporter permease: MTVLPDAVPASAPPGAQPKARKQGIGLGQYILIRAVLIIPTVFILVTLVFFLMRIVGDPISAAVGDRLTPEQLQERLATAGFDRPIIVQYLEYLGQIATGNFGRSLTDNRLISDILLQYGSATLELVIYSLIVAFLIGIPLGLVAAYYKDRTPDAVLRILAILAYATPVFFAGLLLKLVFSVWLGILPLSGRADTRVSVALGRLENPTGIYLIDALRLGSPTAVGDVLEHAVLPALALGLLTAGIFLRLVRTNVISTLGTEYVDAARSRGVGEFRLTTRHALKPALIPIITVVGLQIAVMLGGAVLTETTFEWRGLGFQLAQYLASRDFVAVQGIVALLAVIVAVTNFIVDVVAALIDPRVRY, translated from the coding sequence GTGACAGTCCTACCCGACGCAGTGCCCGCGTCCGCACCCCCCGGGGCGCAGCCCAAGGCCCGGAAGCAGGGGATCGGGCTCGGCCAGTACATCCTCATCCGCGCCGTGCTCATCATCCCGACGGTGTTCATCCTCGTCACGCTCGTGTTCTTCCTCATGCGCATCGTGGGCGACCCGATCTCCGCGGCCGTCGGCGACCGGCTCACCCCGGAGCAGCTGCAGGAGCGGCTCGCCACGGCGGGCTTCGACCGCCCGATCATCGTGCAGTACCTCGAGTACCTCGGCCAGATCGCGACGGGGAACTTCGGCCGCTCGCTCACCGACAACCGGTTGATCAGCGACATCCTGCTGCAGTACGGCTCGGCCACGCTCGAGCTCGTCATCTACTCGCTGATCGTCGCGTTCCTCATCGGCATCCCGCTCGGCCTCGTCGCCGCGTACTACAAGGACCGCACCCCCGACGCGGTGCTCCGCATCCTCGCGATCCTCGCCTACGCGACCCCCGTCTTCTTCGCGGGCCTGCTCCTCAAGCTCGTCTTCTCCGTCTGGCTCGGGATCCTGCCGCTCTCCGGCCGCGCCGACACGCGCGTCTCGGTCGCGCTCGGACGCCTGGAGAACCCCACCGGCATCTACCTGATCGACGCGCTCCGCCTCGGCAGCCCCACCGCGGTGGGCGACGTGCTCGAGCACGCCGTGCTCCCCGCCCTCGCGCTCGGGCTCCTCACGGCCGGCATCTTCCTGCGGCTCGTGCGCACCAACGTCATCTCCACGCTCGGCACCGAGTACGTGGACGCGGCCCGCTCGCGCGGCGTCGGCGAGTTCCGCCTCACCACGCGGCACGCGCTGAAGCCCGCCCTCATCCCCATCATCACGGTGGTCGGCCTGCAGATCGCGGTGATGCTCGGCGGCGCCGTGCTCACCGAGACGACCTTCGAGTGGCGGGGCCTCGGCTTCCAGCTCGCGCAGTACCTGGCCTCGCGCGACTTCGTGGCGGTGCAGGGCATCGTCGCGCTGCTCGCCGTCATCGTGGCCGTGACCAACTTCATCGTCGACGTCGTCGCGGCGCTCATCGACCCGCGAGTGAGGTACTGA
- a CDS encoding streptamidine-related RiPP repeat protein: MIDVSITRIAGDDVLSAPQGPGTNALVHNPFAVEAIAGDDVLSAPQGPGTNALVHNPFALQD, encoded by the coding sequence ATGATCGACGTCTCCATCACCAGGATCGCCGGCGACGACGTGCTCAGCGCGCCGCAGGGACCGGGCACGAACGCCCTCGTCCACAACCCGTTCGCCGTCGAGGCGATCGCCGGCGACGACGTGCTCAGCGCGCCGCAGGGTCCGGGCACGAACGCCCTCGTGCACAACCCCTTCGCTCTCCAGGACTAG
- a CDS encoding CocE/NonD family hydrolase C-terminal non-catalytic domain-containing protein, which yields MTRGPRRTRRPASRGRRVARPASCTTRGIHGPRATPGVDRRALASRPDAVRARTLPLDGPLRLTGDVAVELTSSSDAPGTDWIARLLASSPDGGEQELAVGETTVAGPHDGLRLGVPLGPVAVLLPVGTVLVLELAGADAPRLARNLGGPPGERCTSTTQVPVRQRVALDAATPLTLVLPVAAGTAPTPDGARAGGDAITADPPASSVPRERTGSGSAS from the coding sequence ATGACGCGTGGCCCCCGCCGCACACGCCGACCCGCGTCGCGTGGTCGGCGGGTGGCGAGGCCGGCTTCGTGCACGACCCGCGGGATCCACGGCCCTCGCGCCACCCCGGGCGTCGACCGGCGCGCGCTCGCGTCCCGCCCGGACGCGGTGCGCGCCCGCACCCTGCCGCTCGACGGGCCGCTGCGCCTCACCGGCGACGTCGCCGTCGAGCTCACGAGCTCCTCCGACGCCCCCGGCACCGACTGGATCGCCCGGCTCCTCGCCTCGAGCCCCGACGGAGGGGAGCAGGAGCTCGCCGTCGGCGAGACGACGGTCGCCGGCCCGCACGACGGGCTGCGGCTCGGCGTGCCGCTCGGACCCGTCGCGGTCCTGCTCCCCGTCGGCACCGTGCTCGTGCTGGAGCTCGCGGGCGCCGACGCCCCGCGGCTCGCGCGGAACCTCGGCGGGCCGCCGGGGGAGCGGTGCACGTCCACGACGCAGGTGCCGGTGCGGCAGCGGGTGGCGCTCGACGCCGCGACCCCGCTCACGCTGGTGCTGCCGGTCGCCGCGGGCACCGCGCCGACGCCGGACGGGGCGCGAGCGGGCGGCGACGCGATCACCGCCGATCCGCCCGCATCGTCCGTCCCGCGGGAGCGCACCGGCTCGGGGAGCGCATCGTGA
- a CDS encoding beta-propeller fold lactonase family protein, translated as MTPEEAAVPEVSIWAGGYTADGGGSGIGITGLAVDPITGDLAVVGTAVETPSPSFLLARGDMVYAVGEASARVEAFRRGPGGSLQWAGGQPSGGSGPCHLHIVDDLLLTSHYGDGTVAVHPLHDDGTIGEATQLLTAEGSGPRPQQDGPHAHSTLHVGGGVVLSADLGTDAVHVHALRDGRLDRVTSVAFPAGTGPRHLALLASGRVLVVGELDGTLHALEGSGGSWRIAASTSCAAEPDARDSAAEVQVSADERLAYVGLRGSDRIAVVGVAADGSLGPVAAFDCGGTTPRHHVLVDDRLHVANQGSGTVTSFRLDPATGLPAAGPAVIVVPSPTCLLPVS; from the coding sequence ATGACGCCCGAGGAAGCCGCCGTGCCCGAGGTCTCGATCTGGGCGGGCGGGTACACCGCCGATGGCGGGGGATCCGGCATCGGCATCACGGGCCTCGCCGTCGACCCCATCACGGGCGACCTCGCGGTCGTCGGCACCGCAGTGGAGACCCCCTCGCCCTCGTTCCTCCTCGCCCGCGGCGACATGGTCTACGCGGTGGGCGAGGCGTCCGCCCGCGTCGAGGCCTTCCGTCGCGGGCCCGGTGGGTCGCTGCAGTGGGCGGGCGGGCAGCCGAGCGGCGGATCCGGACCCTGCCACCTCCACATCGTGGACGACCTCCTCCTCACCTCGCACTACGGCGACGGCACCGTCGCCGTCCATCCGCTCCACGACGACGGCACCATCGGCGAGGCGACGCAGCTGCTCACCGCCGAGGGATCGGGCCCGCGCCCGCAGCAGGACGGCCCGCACGCGCACAGCACGCTGCACGTCGGCGGCGGCGTCGTGCTGAGCGCCGACCTCGGCACCGACGCCGTGCACGTGCACGCGCTCCGCGACGGCCGCCTCGACCGGGTCACGAGCGTCGCGTTCCCGGCCGGCACCGGGCCGCGGCACCTCGCCCTCCTCGCCTCCGGTCGCGTCCTGGTGGTGGGCGAGCTCGACGGGACGCTGCACGCCCTCGAGGGGTCCGGCGGTTCCTGGCGCATCGCCGCGTCCACCTCCTGCGCCGCCGAGCCCGACGCGCGCGACTCCGCGGCCGAGGTGCAGGTGTCGGCCGACGAGCGCCTCGCCTACGTGGGGCTCCGCGGCTCCGACCGGATCGCCGTGGTCGGCGTCGCGGCGGACGGCTCGCTCGGCCCCGTCGCCGCGTTCGACTGCGGCGGCACGACGCCCCGGCACCACGTGCTCGTCGACGACCGGCTGCACGTGGCGAACCAGGGATCCGGCACCGTCACCTCGTTCCGGCTCGACCCGGCGACGGGCCTGCCCGCGGCGGGACCGGCCGTCATCGTCGTGCCGAGCCCGACCTGCCTGCTGCCGGTGTCGTAG
- a CDS encoding ABC transporter permease has translation MSDTTTTPVAVATGPARRTLWQRLPLVSHVRQSVGLQRGMLIAGIVITGLFILLAAFAPLIAPFGFAQGADDTGSFPRQSAPDGTHIWGTTVGGYDVFSRVVWGTQTALSVVVIAVILSLFAGVLLGVVSGYLGGWLDRILVVIADAIYPFPTLLLAIVVSIVLNGGQSSLWGGILSAAVSITVVYIPQYFRVIRAEVVRLKAEAFVESAKVIGTSTPRIMFVHVLRNSTRTLPLILTLNASEAILTLAGLGFLGFGISPTSAAEWGYDLNRALADTASGVWWTGVFPGVAIVLLVLGLTLVGESVNDISDPKLRARKRAEKKKVAA, from the coding sequence ATGAGCGACACCACCACCACGCCGGTCGCCGTGGCGACCGGGCCCGCCCGCCGGACGCTCTGGCAGCGCCTCCCGCTCGTCTCCCACGTGCGGCAGAGCGTCGGCCTCCAGCGCGGGATGCTCATCGCGGGCATCGTCATCACCGGGCTGTTCATCCTGCTCGCGGCCTTCGCGCCGCTCATCGCCCCGTTCGGGTTCGCGCAGGGCGCCGACGACACCGGGTCCTTCCCGCGCCAGTCCGCGCCCGACGGCACCCACATCTGGGGCACCACGGTCGGCGGCTACGACGTGTTCTCGCGCGTCGTCTGGGGCACGCAGACCGCGCTGTCCGTCGTCGTCATCGCCGTGATCCTGTCGCTGTTCGCGGGCGTGCTGCTCGGCGTCGTCTCCGGCTACCTCGGCGGCTGGCTCGACCGGATCCTCGTGGTCATCGCCGACGCCATCTACCCGTTCCCGACGCTCCTGCTCGCCATCGTGGTGAGCATCGTCCTGAACGGCGGGCAGTCGAGCCTGTGGGGCGGCATCCTGTCGGCCGCGGTGAGCATCACGGTGGTCTACATCCCGCAGTACTTCCGGGTGATCCGCGCCGAGGTCGTGCGGCTGAAGGCGGAGGCGTTCGTCGAGAGCGCCAAGGTCATCGGCACGTCGACGCCGCGCATCATGTTCGTGCACGTGCTGCGGAACTCCACCCGCACGCTGCCGCTCATCCTCACGCTCAACGCGTCGGAGGCCATCCTCACGCTCGCGGGCCTCGGCTTCCTCGGCTTCGGCATCTCGCCGACGTCGGCCGCGGAGTGGGGCTACGACCTCAACCGCGCCCTCGCCGACACCGCGAGCGGCGTCTGGTGGACGGGCGTGTTCCCCGGCGTCGCGATCGTCCTGCTCGTCCTCGGGCTCACGCTCGTCGGCGAGAGCGTCAACGACATCTCCGACCCCAAGCTGCGCGCCCGCAAGCGCGCCGAGAAGAAGAAGGTGGCCGCATGA
- a CDS encoding ABC transporter substrate-binding protein — MTSAFPRRSRVLLATAGFSAAALVLAGCSGGSGDPLAEDGGASGGGSVIVGTTDKVLSLDPAGSYDNGSFAVQNQVFPFLFNSPYGSPDVEPDIAESGEYTSDNEFTVTLKPDLTFANGHALTASDVKFTFDRVAAIAANGADNGNGPSSLLANVESVAAPDDTTVVFTLKTANDQTFEQVLSSPAGPIVDEEVFPADALADPADIVEANAFAGQYVITDFQLNQLIAYAPNAEYAGVLPKAANEGVTAKYYADETTMKLAVQNGEIDVAGRSLGATDIADLKKDDKVEVIEGPGGEIRYITFNLNTQPFGKTTGEADEAKALAVRQAAADLIDREELSTAVYNGTYTPLFSYVADGLSGANEALKGLYGDGDGKPDADKAAKALADAGVQTPVALDLQFNPDHYGAGSDDEYALVKQQLEKTGLFQVNLQSTLWDQYSKARVNDEYPAYQLGWFPDYSDADNYLTPFFSPQSFVKNHYENAEVADLITQQLSEADTTKRAELIGQIQDEVAADLPTLPLLQGSQVAVAGEGVDGVTLDASFKFRYAPITKG; from the coding sequence ATGACGTCCGCATTCCCCCGGCGCTCACGCGTCCTGCTCGCCACGGCCGGATTCTCCGCCGCGGCCCTCGTCCTCGCCGGCTGCTCCGGCGGATCCGGCGACCCGCTCGCCGAGGACGGCGGCGCATCCGGCGGCGGATCGGTCATCGTCGGCACGACCGACAAGGTCCTGTCGCTCGACCCCGCCGGCTCGTACGACAACGGCTCGTTCGCGGTGCAGAACCAGGTCTTCCCGTTCCTGTTCAACAGCCCCTACGGCAGCCCCGACGTCGAGCCCGACATCGCGGAGAGCGGCGAGTACACCTCGGACAACGAGTTCACCGTCACGCTCAAGCCCGACCTGACGTTCGCGAACGGCCACGCGCTCACCGCGAGCGACGTCAAGTTCACGTTCGACCGCGTCGCGGCCATCGCGGCCAACGGCGCCGACAACGGCAACGGCCCGTCGTCGCTCCTCGCGAACGTCGAGAGCGTCGCCGCCCCCGACGACACCACGGTCGTCTTCACGCTGAAGACCGCCAACGACCAGACCTTCGAGCAGGTGCTCTCCAGCCCCGCCGGCCCCATCGTCGACGAGGAGGTGTTCCCCGCGGACGCCCTGGCCGACCCGGCCGACATCGTCGAGGCGAACGCCTTCGCGGGCCAGTACGTCATCACCGACTTCCAGCTCAACCAGCTCATCGCGTACGCGCCCAACGCGGAGTACGCGGGCGTGCTGCCGAAGGCGGCCAACGAGGGCGTGACGGCGAAGTACTACGCCGACGAGACCACGATGAAGCTCGCCGTGCAGAACGGCGAGATCGACGTCGCGGGCCGCTCGCTCGGCGCGACCGACATCGCCGACCTCAAGAAGGACGACAAGGTCGAGGTCATCGAGGGCCCCGGCGGCGAGATCCGCTACATCACGTTCAACCTCAACACGCAGCCCTTCGGCAAGACGACGGGCGAGGCCGACGAGGCGAAGGCCCTCGCCGTCCGCCAGGCGGCCGCCGACCTCATCGACCGCGAGGAGCTCTCCACCGCGGTCTACAACGGCACCTACACGCCGCTGTTCTCCTACGTGGCGGACGGCCTGTCCGGCGCGAACGAGGCGCTCAAGGGCCTGTACGGCGACGGCGACGGCAAGCCCGACGCCGACAAGGCCGCCAAGGCCCTCGCCGACGCCGGCGTGCAGACGCCCGTCGCGCTCGACCTGCAGTTCAACCCGGACCACTACGGCGCCGGCTCCGACGACGAGTACGCGCTGGTCAAGCAGCAGCTCGAGAAGACGGGCCTGTTCCAGGTCAACCTGCAGTCCACGCTGTGGGACCAGTACAGCAAGGCCCGCGTCAACGACGAGTACCCGGCGTACCAGCTCGGCTGGTTCCCCGACTACTCGGACGCGGACAACTACCTGACGCCGTTCTTCTCCCCGCAGAGCTTCGTGAAGAACCACTACGAGAACGCGGAGGTCGCCGACCTCATCACGCAGCAGCTCTCGGAGGCCGACACCACGAAGCGCGCCGAGCTCATCGGCCAGATCCAGGACGAGGTCGCCGCCGACCTGCCGACCCTGCCCCTGCTCCAGGGCTCGCAGGTCGCGGTCGCCGGCGAGGGCGTGGACGGCGTGACGCTCGACGCGTCGTTCAAGTTCCGCTACGCGCCGATCACCAAGGGCTGA
- a CDS encoding ABC transporter ATP-binding protein has product MTHTPREAAPGGEPTEPVLDARDLRLAYPARRGAETPPAVDGITLRLLPGQVLGVVGASGSGKSSLARVLAGLVPSDEGAAVPRITGGDASVLGQGLRRMGRRARTRTTYGIGYVPQDAGTTLHPQLTASEAIAEPIFSRDRRFDSQVAARRVVTLLTALDLPPGTQDRYPHELSSGQRQRVALARALVLGPRLLIADEPTSGVDVMSRVAVLDLLRDLQSRGGFSALVVSHDLAVVERLTDRLAVLHRGTLVGYGDIDDVLADPTHPYVQGLAESRSAADRGREPSADAARADGA; this is encoded by the coding sequence ATGACGCACACCCCCCGAGAGGCCGCGCCGGGCGGCGAGCCGACCGAGCCCGTCCTCGATGCGCGCGACCTCCGGCTCGCGTACCCCGCCAGACGCGGCGCGGAGACGCCGCCCGCCGTCGACGGCATCACGCTCCGCCTCCTCCCGGGCCAGGTGCTCGGGGTCGTAGGGGCGAGCGGATCCGGGAAGTCGTCCCTGGCGCGCGTGCTCGCGGGCCTCGTCCCGTCTGACGAGGGCGCCGCGGTGCCGCGCATCACGGGCGGCGACGCGTCGGTGCTCGGCCAGGGGCTCCGGCGCATGGGCCGCCGCGCCCGCACGCGCACCACCTACGGCATCGGCTACGTGCCGCAGGACGCCGGCACCACGCTCCACCCGCAGCTCACGGCGAGCGAGGCCATCGCCGAGCCGATCTTCTCCCGTGACCGCCGCTTCGACAGCCAGGTGGCCGCGCGCCGGGTCGTCACGCTGCTCACGGCGCTCGACCTGCCGCCGGGCACGCAGGACCGCTACCCGCACGAGCTCTCCAGCGGCCAGCGCCAGCGCGTCGCCCTCGCCCGCGCGCTCGTGCTCGGGCCGCGCCTGCTCATCGCCGACGAGCCCACCTCCGGCGTCGACGTGATGAGCCGCGTCGCCGTGCTCGACCTCCTCCGCGACCTGCAGTCGCGCGGCGGCTTCTCCGCCCTCGTCGTCAGCCACGACCTCGCGGTCGTCGAGCGCCTCACCGACCGCCTGGCCGTGCTGCACCGCGGGACGCTGGTGGGCTACGGCGACATCGACGACGTCCTGGCGGATCCCACGCACCCGTACGTGCAGGGGCTGGCCGAGTCGCGCTCGGCGGCCGATCGCGGGCGCGAGCCCTCGGCGGACGCGGCCCGGGCGGACGGCGCGTGA